One Alicyclobacillus acidoterrestris DNA window includes the following coding sequences:
- a CDS encoding WD40/YVTN/BNR-like repeat-containing protein translates to MNKHLVTVPITGLALLALVGCATTPDTNGANNHQVANSTANGFGVHDVSNSSGAKRNIGLNIGNLTKSDAASQGNESSSKIRETSYATSSAAANQIAAVQKAGRYLTFHSNNPLVNLGLGIAAKQDAALDHDGLQWQEGNWTIETLWFDGNQGGQQMAKNVVTYLHTHMLPAPHDHGVIIVNSTNPNSASIQASTIIAWQEGNQVDQFKQSGNPVSALSAVVNQTDEKPFEQTFKNLGSSKQVFLTPSMGFQVTNLGGGASNFQYQFSKTTDGGKTWTKSSTGHYSDVEGISFTDEKTGFLLNNSPAYAITPDLFVTHDGGVTWTEQKLPIPSAYKNAYRSSNYPIFFSQMVGFIPVYGQPTEQSTTRKFLYMLVTKDGGKSWTVSTTSQGAGLSWHVNGQTLTVTNGTQAITVNDLLGIWNVSTKH, encoded by the coding sequence ATGAACAAGCACCTTGTTACCGTACCCATTACGGGGCTAGCGTTGTTAGCGCTGGTGGGGTGCGCCACTACCCCTGATACAAATGGCGCGAACAATCACCAGGTCGCAAATTCCACGGCAAATGGGTTTGGCGTTCATGACGTGTCTAATTCATCGGGCGCGAAACGCAATATCGGTTTGAATATAGGCAATCTCACGAAAAGTGATGCAGCAAGTCAAGGGAACGAATCGAGTTCCAAAATCCGTGAAACCTCCTACGCGACGTCGTCTGCGGCCGCGAATCAGATTGCTGCCGTTCAGAAAGCGGGTAGATATCTTACATTTCATTCGAATAATCCACTGGTGAATCTCGGGTTGGGGATTGCGGCTAAACAAGATGCGGCGCTCGATCACGACGGGCTACAGTGGCAAGAAGGCAACTGGACTATTGAAACGCTGTGGTTCGACGGTAACCAAGGTGGCCAGCAAATGGCGAAGAACGTGGTCACGTACTTACACACGCACATGTTGCCCGCCCCGCATGATCACGGTGTGATCATTGTAAACAGCACCAATCCCAACTCCGCTTCTATCCAGGCGAGTACCATCATCGCTTGGCAAGAAGGCAATCAAGTTGATCAATTCAAGCAAAGCGGCAATCCGGTGAGCGCACTCTCCGCCGTTGTGAACCAAACTGACGAGAAGCCATTCGAGCAAACGTTCAAGAACTTGGGGTCTTCCAAACAGGTTTTCTTGACACCGAGCATGGGGTTTCAGGTGACCAACTTGGGCGGTGGCGCGAGCAACTTCCAGTATCAGTTTTCCAAGACGACTGACGGTGGGAAGACGTGGACCAAATCTTCCACCGGTCATTATAGTGATGTTGAAGGAATTTCTTTTACTGATGAAAAAACCGGCTTTCTGCTCAACAACTCGCCGGCTTACGCGATTACACCAGATTTATTTGTGACACATGACGGTGGCGTGACTTGGACCGAACAAAAGCTTCCGATACCTAGTGCTTACAAAAACGCCTACCGTTCGAGCAACTATCCAATCTTCTTTTCACAAATGGTCGGATTCATTCCTGTCTATGGGCAACCAACGGAGCAATCGACCACGAGGAAATTTCTCTATATGCTCGTGACAAAGGATGGGGGAAAATCGTGGACTGTATCGACCACATCACAGGGTGCGGGACTAAGCTGGCATGTAAACGGCCAGACGCTGACGGTCACCAATGGAACACAAGCGATTACGGTAAACGACCTACTTGGAATTTGGAATGTGTCAACCAAGCATTAA
- a CDS encoding pentapeptide repeat-containing protein, protein MNEKLTSYLNDVFAPYDGIKSVSELKDDLLLDLQERFRELKAEGKDDETAFEMTIDSIGDIEETVQEVANFSRSLERQVRINLSATNLQESDFAGVTLHKGKFRASALRGSNFAGADLTGSFFAASDVRDANFSGANLTDCNFLATDLADVTFRKSVLVRTNVNASSLKGAKFIDTKLTDVKLTKTDFREATFENCSFHGVDFKSSDLRGIRFDGQTFIDVQFDKSFLNDVSFRGATLKNVSFRLPLSVTNKSYLAFKTVCFDGATMDKLTYAALKGLWVVDLSNVTVI, encoded by the coding sequence ATGAATGAGAAATTGACATCGTATTTGAACGACGTATTTGCGCCGTATGATGGGATAAAAAGCGTTAGTGAATTAAAAGATGACCTTCTCTTGGATTTGCAGGAGCGATTCCGTGAACTCAAAGCCGAGGGTAAAGACGATGAAACGGCTTTTGAAATGACCATTGACAGCATTGGTGACATCGAGGAAACAGTGCAGGAAGTCGCTAATTTCTCTCGCTCGCTGGAACGGCAGGTACGGATTAACCTTAGTGCAACCAATCTGCAGGAGAGTGACTTTGCGGGCGTTACTTTACACAAAGGAAAATTTAGAGCGAGCGCATTGCGCGGATCCAACTTTGCTGGCGCAGACTTGACCGGTAGTTTCTTTGCGGCCAGTGATGTGCGTGACGCCAATTTCAGCGGCGCAAATTTAACAGATTGTAACTTTTTGGCCACTGACCTGGCGGATGTGACCTTCCGGAAATCTGTCCTTGTACGTACCAATGTGAACGCGTCGAGCCTGAAAGGTGCGAAGTTCATAGATACAAAATTGACCGATGTCAAACTGACCAAGACCGATTTCAGAGAAGCGACTTTTGAGAACTGTAGTTTTCACGGTGTTGATTTCAAATCTTCCGACCTGCGAGGGATTCGTTTTGACGGGCAGACGTTCATCGATGTTCAGTTTGACAAGTCCTTTCTGAACGACGTCTCCTTTAGGGGAGCGACACTGAAGAACGTGTCATTCCGTCTGCCGCTTTCTGTGACCAATAAATCTTACCTTGCCTTCAAAACTGTGTGCTTTGACGGCGCGACGATGGATAAGTTGACGTATGCCGCGCTGAAAGGCCTATGGGTCGTCGATTTGTCAAACGTCACGGTCATATAA
- a CDS encoding PadR family transcriptional regulator, which translates to MSQNKITSDLLRGHTDTMILRLLSEADRYGYEMVKLVAERSGGEYELKEATMYSSVRRLEADGDIEWYWGDESQGGRRKYFRITEKGKATYASNKRNWEYAKRVLDTLL; encoded by the coding sequence ATGAGTCAGAACAAAATCACATCCGATTTACTGCGAGGACATACCGATACGATGATATTGCGACTTTTGTCCGAAGCTGATCGCTATGGCTACGAAATGGTCAAACTGGTCGCCGAACGCTCAGGCGGTGAATATGAGTTGAAAGAAGCGACGATGTACTCTAGCGTTCGGCGGCTGGAGGCAGACGGTGATATCGAGTGGTATTGGGGCGATGAATCTCAGGGGGGACGGCGTAAGTATTTTCGAATTACCGAAAAGGGTAAGGCCACTTACGCCAGCAATAAACGCAACTGGGAGTACGCAAAGCGTGTACTTGACACCTTATTGTAA